Part of the Vicinamibacterales bacterium genome, ATCACGCTGCTCGAGCAGACCGGTTCGCCGTTGCCGCCTCCGCCCGGGACGACGAAGCTCTACGAACCGGCGCCGATCATCCGGATGGCGCGGAGCGTGTTCACGCAGTTCGGGCGGCCGCACTTCCAGCTCGCGCTGGCCGCCGCGCCGTCCGCGCCGGTGAAAATGGAGATCGTCGACGCGTCCGGCAAGGTCATCCGCACACAGATGGTCTCCGCACGCGCCGGCATGAACGGCATCAATTGGGACCTGCTGATGGATCCGCCCAGGCTGGTGGAGCTGCGGACGACGCCGCCGGACAATCCGCACATCTGGGAGGAAGCCCGGTTCCAGAACACGGACGTCCGCCGGATCACTCACTGGGGCATCACGCCGCAGACGGGGATCCCGATGGCGGCTCCGGGCAAATACACCGTCCGGTTCACGGTCGACGGCACCACGCACAGCCAGCCGTTCGAGGTCATCAAGGATCCGGCGATCGCCTCGTCGATCGAGGATCTGCAGACCTCGAGCGCGACGCAGATGCGGATCCGCGACAACCTGACGCTGACCTCCGAGATGGTCAACACGATGGAGATCTGGCGCAAGCAGATCGAGGATCAGATCAAGGCGAACGAAAAGAAGCCGGCGGTCCTGAAATCGCTGAGGGAGCTCGACAAGAAGATTTGGGACGTGGAGAACCTGCTGGTGTCCCGGTCCGAGATTCACAGCGACGACAAGTACTTCCCCGAGGCCTACAAGGTCTACATGAACCTCATCTGGCTCAGCGGCGGCGTCGGCCAGGGCGCGTCAGACGAAGCGGGGAGCATCGATTACAAGCCGACCGATACCCAGATGCAGGTGCTGGAGGTCATCGAAAAGGACCTCAAGGAAGCGCGGTCCGGTTTCGACAGGCTGCAGGCGGTCGATATCCCCGCGTTCAACAAGGCGATGGCGGGGAGGGTGCCGGCGATCGAGCGGAAGTAGGCTTCTCGGCTTCCATGTAGAGACTGTTGACGCCGCGCCGGCGCTCGGAATCGATCTCGGGATCGAACGGACGGGGGCGCGCGTTGACGAATCCGGCCAGCTGGAGCACCTGCGCCAGCGTCTCCTCGTCGTACGCGTACCGATGCTGGCCATCCTGCCGGAAGATGTAATTGATGATGTGCATCGGCGTCGGCGGCTCCTCCGTCAGGTAGGACCGCACGCGCCGCGCGGCGAAGAAGTCGCGTTCACGCAGTCCGTAGGCCTCCAGCGCCCGTCCGGCATCGGGCACGACGAGCTTCACCACCCCGCCCGGTTCCAGGATGCGGTGCACCTCGCTGAGCAGGTGCCGGACCTCTCCCGGGTAGACGAGGTGCTCGAGTACGTGTTCGGCGTACACGATCGCCGCCGCGTCGTCACGGAACGGCAACCGCTCCCGCAGGTCGAGTTGCAGGTCGGCGTCTGCGGTCAGATCGACGTTCACCCAGCCGGGCTTCGGTTGTCCTCCGGATCCGAGCTGGATGCGCAGCCCTCGGGCCTCGCCGAACTTCCGCGCGTCCCGCAGCCCCGCGCGGTGCCGGCGCATGATCTGCGCTTCGGCGGCGACGTTCCGCAATGCGGAGCGCAGCCCTCGTGTGCTCCAGCGTCGCGCGATCTCCGTCACCACCCCCACGGGCGGCGACGCTGCAAACCGAATGCCTCAGGCGTAGAACGCGGTCACCGCGGCTACCTCTGCCTCCTGGCGCGCCGCGTCCCACACGAGCTCCTCCGCCG contains:
- a CDS encoding methyltransferase domain-containing protein; the encoded protein is MGVVTEIARRWSTRGLRSALRNVAAEAQIMRRHRAGLRDARKFGEARGLRIQLGSGGQPKPGWVNVDLTADADLQLDLRERLPFRDDAAAIVYAEHVLEHLVYPGEVRHLLSEVHRILEPGGVVKLVVPDAGRALEAYGLRERDFFAARRVRSYLTEEPPTPMHIINYIFRQDGQHRYAYDEETLAQVLQLAGFVNARPRPFDPEIDSERRRGVNSLYMEAEKPTSARSPAPSPPSPC